A genomic window from Chitinophaga pollutisoli includes:
- a CDS encoding RagB/SusD family nutrient uptake outer membrane protein, translating into MKSKILQTIALIGAMGVTACHKDLDRAPTNSNTAAVTYSTIEGYRQVVAKVYASMALAGNNGINVSDLAGIDPGQADFLRLYWNAQELPTEEAMCVWNDPGIPDFHNLNWTSANSLLTALYNRCMFHVSIVNEFLRESTDAKLSERGFSGKDVEEIQLFRAEARFLRAFQYWVLMDLFANPPFVTEEDPVGKFVPKQTNRAALFAFVESELLAVEPLVKAARTNEYARVDRGAVQALLARLYLNAAVYLGEGNAKYGKAVEYAGKVIAGGYALKPVYRELFMADNHIGNTEVILPIAYDGVNTQNNGGTTFIINAAINGDMRPADFGVPGGGWGGNRATRALPELFEDASGATDKRAMFFGDKPEIDDVAEFSEGLRVVKFRNRTTTGETPEAPGGAFCSVDFPLFRLAEQYLIYAEAVKRGGGGSEATALGYLNLLRARAYGDASGNIASYNLDYILSERGRELYWEAFRRTDLIRFGRFTSGEYLWPWKGGVKDGKGAEAFRNIYPIPDTDLTANPSLVQNNGY; encoded by the coding sequence ATGAAATCGAAAATATTGCAGACGATAGCGCTGATCGGCGCCATGGGTGTAACGGCCTGTCATAAGGACCTGGACCGGGCGCCTACCAATTCGAACACGGCCGCGGTAACGTACAGTACCATTGAAGGTTACCGGCAGGTGGTGGCGAAAGTATATGCCAGCATGGCATTGGCGGGGAATAACGGCATCAACGTGTCGGACCTGGCGGGCATTGACCCCGGGCAGGCGGACTTCCTGCGGCTGTACTGGAACGCGCAGGAATTGCCGACGGAAGAGGCGATGTGCGTGTGGAACGACCCCGGCATCCCGGATTTTCATAATCTGAACTGGACGAGCGCCAACTCCTTGCTCACGGCATTGTATAACCGTTGCATGTTCCATGTATCGATCGTGAACGAGTTCCTGCGGGAGTCGACGGATGCGAAGTTGTCGGAGCGCGGGTTTTCTGGGAAAGATGTGGAGGAGATACAGCTTTTCCGGGCGGAGGCGCGCTTCCTGCGGGCTTTCCAGTATTGGGTACTCATGGACCTGTTCGCCAATCCGCCTTTTGTAACGGAGGAGGATCCCGTGGGCAAGTTTGTGCCGAAGCAGACGAACCGGGCCGCGCTGTTCGCTTTCGTGGAATCGGAGCTGCTGGCGGTGGAGCCGCTGGTGAAAGCGGCGCGGACGAACGAATATGCCCGGGTGGACCGGGGCGCGGTGCAGGCCCTCCTGGCCAGGCTGTACCTGAATGCGGCGGTGTACCTCGGGGAGGGGAATGCGAAGTATGGCAAGGCGGTGGAATATGCCGGGAAAGTAATCGCGGGCGGATATGCATTGAAGCCGGTTTATCGGGAACTGTTTATGGCAGACAACCATATCGGGAATACGGAAGTTATTTTGCCGATTGCGTATGATGGCGTGAATACACAGAACAACGGCGGCACCACGTTCATCATCAACGCGGCCATCAACGGGGATATGCGGCCGGCCGATTTTGGCGTGCCTGGCGGCGGATGGGGTGGCAACCGGGCTACCCGCGCGCTGCCGGAGTTGTTTGAAGACGCCAGCGGCGCAACAGACAAGCGGGCCATGTTCTTCGGCGACAAGCCCGAGATCGATGATGTGGCGGAGTTTTCGGAAGGGTTGCGGGTGGTGAAGTTCCGGAACAGGACCACCACGGGCGAAACGCCTGAAGCGCCAGGAGGGGCTTTCTGTTCAGTAGATTTCCCGCTCTTCCGGCTGGCCGAGCAATACCTTATTTACGCCGAAGCGGTGAAGCGCGGCGGGGGCGGGAGCGAGGCCACGGCGCTGGGGTACCTCAACCTGCTCCGGGCGCGCGCCTATGGCGATGCTTCGGGGAATATCGCGTCCTACAACCTGGATTATATTTTGTCGGAAAGGGGCCGGGAATTGTATTGGGAAGCCTTCCGCAGGACGGACCTCATCCGCTTCGGCCGGTTTACCTCGGGGGAGTACCTCTGGCCCTGGAAAGGTGGTGTGAAAGACGGCAAAGGCGCGGAAGCCTTCCGCAACATCTATCCCATCCCCGACACCGATCTTACCGCTAACCCTTCACTGGTACAGAACAATGGTTACTGA
- a CDS encoding response regulator transcription factor gives MPSIIIAEDHSVLRMGVKIIIGAIYPEAYIREADSFYQVLELLREEACDLLLLDIQLPGGGHPRMIAEVREIRPATPILVFSNFDEETHAMSYLKAGACGYLQKTAPPETVQDAIRTVLGGAPWISTPMQSRLLGHFPKSKSTEFSTLSPREFEVMQMMIRGASNPEIKAALNIQSSTLSTFKAKIFGKMGVNNIIELAGKVNAYPVRPETRL, from the coding sequence ATGCCTTCAATTATTATTGCGGAAGACCATAGCGTCCTGAGAATGGGAGTTAAAATCATTATCGGCGCCATCTATCCTGAAGCCTATATCCGCGAAGCGGATTCCTTCTACCAGGTATTGGAATTGTTGCGGGAAGAAGCCTGCGACCTGCTTTTACTGGATATCCAGTTGCCCGGCGGCGGCCACCCGCGGATGATCGCCGAAGTCAGGGAAATCCGGCCGGCTACGCCTATCCTGGTATTTTCGAATTTTGATGAAGAAACGCATGCCATGAGTTATCTCAAAGCCGGCGCCTGCGGTTATCTTCAGAAAACAGCCCCTCCCGAAACGGTGCAGGATGCTATCCGGACCGTCCTCGGCGGCGCCCCCTGGATCAGCACGCCCATGCAATCGCGCCTGCTCGGCCATTTCCCGAAAAGCAAATCAACGGAATTCTCCACCCTATCCCCCCGCGAATTCGAAGTGATGCAAATGATGATCCGCGGCGCCTCGAACCCGGAGATCAAGGCGGCCCTCAATATCCAGTCGTCTACTCTCAGTACGTTTAAAGCAAAAATTTTCGGGAAGATGGGAGTTAACAATATTATAGAACTGGCGGGAAAGGTCAATGCATACCCCGTTCGCCCGGAAACCAGATTGTAA
- a CDS encoding HAMP domain-containing sensor histidine kinase, with the protein MHTAPLEGDIRRAPAYRGNPGAIVVYWNRLTPGHVILYLDKTFYLAQRQGDVITTRRLFSGFDGAARNITSTYYDKVSGRLYLGSSTLGLYILSPQLFASKHAPEAVNSHYSMIPLENDALLSSGYILRVPGQPGEAARLWQETSMDRYSLAPDGAGGVWQKGHALLRHTRLFPYKVLGEWDLPGKITMLYRDSRQRLWIGTHKTGIWTIHSRHPQSAPEAFINIREDATCFAEDGNTMFIGTDGAFYAYNESSRRIDTVKGLTDKYVRSAKVVAPGEVWITTYDHGFFLYKNGRLTAFPYDNDRHIVNAHCMYYDRNGYFWIPTNKGLFQVRRADLLAYAGDTSMLPYYYYYDRNDGFASNEFNGGCQPCAAELGNGYVALPSMNGVVYFHPDSVHPVLPAQPVSLDRVMLDKKSLAPQGLADLPEAFNSLQLEFSAPYMGNRKNLQLNYALIRENVPDTIWNPLPVDGRVMISALPPGDYSLLVRKPDGFGFGNYSDKIVALHVKKPWYESRVFYGILLVLGIGITVLVSRLRTLYVKRKNDMLEELVASKTRELQVKSALQDKIIQSVSHNILTPLKYQQLLSRKIFESKEKDTVSFTEMARIMNDHTHYLYHMVANLLKYLKSQIGDREVLETVFAPANTADAVMQIFAEIAREKGTALVNDIPDTLMLYGDALLVSVMLYNLTDNAVKVTRKGRIVLEARREGGGTVLVISDSGPGMRADLMQWFNNGELLDAPIAGGGIGLMIVKELAHNMGLHVAVTAEMGLGSRFTIWFPGERGMH; encoded by the coding sequence ATGCATACCGCGCCGCTGGAAGGCGATATCCGCCGTGCGCCCGCTTACCGTGGCAATCCCGGTGCGATAGTTGTGTATTGGAACCGGCTCACCCCGGGGCATGTGATCCTCTATCTCGATAAAACTTTTTACCTCGCACAGCGCCAGGGCGATGTTATTACCACCCGCAGGCTGTTCTCCGGGTTCGACGGCGCGGCGCGGAATATCACCAGCACTTACTACGACAAAGTTTCGGGAAGGCTTTACCTGGGCAGCAGCACACTGGGGCTGTACATCCTTTCGCCGCAGCTTTTCGCCAGCAAACACGCGCCGGAAGCGGTGAACAGTCATTACAGCATGATCCCGCTGGAGAATGATGCGCTGCTGTCTTCCGGATACATCCTGCGCGTACCGGGGCAACCCGGCGAAGCCGCGCGCCTTTGGCAGGAAACGAGCATGGACCGCTACAGCCTCGCGCCCGACGGAGCAGGAGGGGTATGGCAGAAAGGGCATGCGCTGTTGCGCCATACGCGGCTGTTTCCTTACAAAGTGCTCGGAGAATGGGATTTGCCGGGAAAGATTACCATGCTGTACCGCGACAGCCGCCAGCGGTTGTGGATCGGTACCCATAAAACAGGAATCTGGACCATCCATAGCCGCCATCCGCAAAGCGCGCCTGAAGCGTTCATCAACATCCGGGAGGACGCCACCTGTTTCGCGGAAGACGGCAACACCATGTTCATCGGCACCGACGGCGCTTTTTACGCATATAACGAGTCTTCGCGCAGGATCGATACCGTGAAGGGGCTTACAGATAAATATGTGCGGAGCGCCAAAGTTGTGGCGCCCGGTGAAGTCTGGATCACGACGTACGACCATGGCTTCTTTCTGTATAAAAACGGGCGGCTGACGGCTTTCCCTTACGATAACGACCGGCATATTGTAAACGCTCATTGTATGTATTACGACCGGAACGGCTATTTCTGGATTCCTACCAACAAAGGGCTTTTCCAGGTACGACGGGCGGATCTGCTGGCGTATGCGGGGGATACCAGCATGTTGCCTTATTATTATTACTACGACCGGAACGACGGGTTTGCCAGCAACGAGTTCAACGGCGGCTGCCAGCCCTGTGCGGCGGAACTGGGGAACGGGTACGTGGCGCTGCCATCCATGAACGGCGTAGTGTATTTTCATCCCGATTCAGTGCACCCCGTGCTGCCGGCGCAGCCCGTTTCGCTTGACCGGGTGATGCTGGATAAGAAATCCCTGGCGCCCCAGGGCCTGGCGGACCTTCCGGAGGCATTCAATTCCCTCCAGCTGGAGTTCAGCGCCCCTTACATGGGCAACCGCAAGAACCTGCAACTGAATTACGCCCTCATCCGCGAAAATGTCCCCGATACGATCTGGAACCCGCTGCCGGTGGATGGCCGCGTGATGATTTCCGCCCTGCCGCCGGGGGATTATTCGCTGCTGGTGCGCAAGCCGGACGGATTTGGTTTCGGGAATTATTCCGACAAGATCGTGGCGCTGCACGTGAAAAAGCCCTGGTACGAATCGCGTGTTTTTTATGGGATATTGCTGGTGCTGGGGATCGGCATTACGGTGCTCGTTTCCCGGTTGCGGACCTTGTACGTGAAACGGAAGAACGACATGCTGGAAGAGCTGGTGGCCTCCAAAACCCGCGAGCTGCAGGTGAAGTCGGCGCTGCAGGACAAGATCATCCAGTCGGTGAGCCACAACATCCTTACCCCATTGAAATACCAGCAGCTGCTGTCGCGGAAGATATTTGAATCGAAGGAAAAGGATACGGTGTCGTTTACGGAGATGGCGCGGATCATGAACGATCACACCCATTACCTGTACCACATGGTGGCCAACCTGTTGAAATACCTGAAGAGCCAGATCGGCGACCGGGAAGTGCTGGAAACGGTGTTTGCACCGGCGAATACGGCGGATGCGGTGATGCAGATCTTCGCGGAAATCGCGCGGGAGAAAGGGACGGCGTTGGTGAACGATATCCCGGACACGCTGATGCTATACGGCGATGCGCTGCTGGTGTCGGTGATGCTGTACAACCTGACCGACAATGCCGTGAAAGTGACGCGGAAAGGGCGCATCGTACTGGAAGCGCGGAGAGAGGGCGGTGGCACGGTGCTGGTGATATCGGATTCCGGGCCGGGGATGCGCGCCGACCTGATGCAATGGTTTAATAACGGCGAATTGCTGGATGCTCCTATTGCGGGTGGTGGCATCGGGTTGATGATCGTGAAGGAGCTGGCGCATAATATGGGCCTGCATGTGGCGGTGACCGCAGAAATGGGGCTTGGGAGCCGGTTTACAATCTGGTTTCCGGGCGAACGGGGTATGCATTGA
- a CDS encoding response regulator transcription factor yields the protein MKSVLVSEDHAIVRFGITAIIRDILDPVKVVEAADFDETIRQLSEQTFDLLILDINIPGGNNLQMISAVRLRQPGIRILIFSGYDEQMFGINYIQAGADGYLEKHAPEEEIRRAILTMAEDGKYLTPGIRTRLLDHHGHHGHPSSPEAANPLLALSGREKEVMLLLGKGMSVMNIAKTLNIQVTTVSTYKSRIFEKLNVNSVIGLAEMIRLYSN from the coding sequence ATGAAATCAGTCCTCGTTTCGGAAGACCACGCCATCGTGCGTTTCGGCATCACCGCCATCATCAGGGACATCCTCGATCCCGTGAAGGTGGTGGAAGCCGCCGATTTCGATGAAACCATCCGTCAACTTTCGGAACAAACCTTCGACCTGCTCATTCTCGACATCAATATCCCGGGCGGCAACAACCTGCAAATGATCAGCGCCGTCCGCCTCCGGCAGCCCGGCATCCGCATCCTGATATTCTCGGGGTACGATGAGCAGATGTTCGGCATTAACTACATCCAGGCGGGGGCTGACGGCTACCTGGAGAAACATGCGCCAGAAGAAGAAATCCGCCGTGCGATCCTTACCATGGCCGAAGACGGCAAATATCTCACGCCCGGGATCCGCACGCGGCTGCTGGACCATCACGGCCATCACGGCCACCCCTCCTCCCCCGAAGCCGCCAATCCGCTGCTGGCGCTTTCCGGCCGCGAAAAGGAAGTGATGCTCCTGCTGGGAAAGGGCATGAGCGTCATGAACATCGCCAAAACCCTCAATATCCAGGTCACCACCGTCAGCACCTACAAAAGCCGGATATTCGAAAAACTGAACGTCAACAGCGTGATCGGCCTAGCGGAAATGATCCGCCTCTATTCCAATTAA
- a CDS encoding two-component regulator propeller domain-containing protein encodes MPCKKRKPPKDLRTQITILVLLFHCLTLAAQTGQDTSPYLLQHFDNSSGLPQNSVNAIAADPEGYIWLATEGGLVRYDGLHFKLRNAEHPALRNNRFYYIFHNREDRFSAMNYDNEVVLIENGEVRRDTTARLAGMDYVRWRQPLYQRDSGTAYHIRIPNRPQSWGADLTAFRWHLSGNRTIRYENGVMTSIRNNNTEYRHAFRSNGSWHFFLLGDILFFSGKTGVPSASAPICIPRRWKAISAVRPLTVAIPVR; translated from the coding sequence TTGCCCTGCAAAAAACGGAAACCACCCAAAGACCTGAGAACACAGATCACCATATTGGTACTGCTATTCCATTGCCTGACCCTGGCTGCCCAGACCGGTCAGGATACCTCACCATATCTGTTACAGCATTTCGACAACAGCAGCGGCCTGCCCCAAAACAGCGTGAACGCCATTGCCGCGGACCCGGAAGGGTATATCTGGCTGGCGACGGAAGGCGGGCTGGTGCGGTACGACGGGCTGCACTTCAAGCTGCGCAACGCTGAGCACCCCGCGCTCAGGAACAACCGTTTCTACTATATTTTCCATAACCGGGAGGACCGCTTCTCCGCCATGAACTACGACAACGAGGTGGTGCTGATCGAAAACGGTGAAGTCCGACGCGATACCACAGCCCGCCTCGCCGGGATGGACTACGTGCGCTGGCGGCAACCCCTGTATCAGCGCGACAGCGGCACGGCTTACCATATCCGCATTCCGAACCGCCCGCAAAGCTGGGGCGCAGATCTCACCGCCTTCCGTTGGCATCTCAGCGGCAACCGTACGATCCGATACGAAAACGGGGTCATGACTTCCATCCGCAACAACAATACCGAATACCGCCATGCCTTCCGCAGCAACGGCAGCTGGCATTTTTTCCTGCTGGGCGATATCCTTTTTTTCTCGGGAAAGACGGGCGTACCATCCGCTTCGGCGCCGATATGCATACCGCGCCGCTGGAAGGCGATATCCGCCGTGCGCCCGCTTACCGTGGCAATCCCGGTGCGATAG
- a CDS encoding SusE domain-containing protein — MIKRYCTYLFLCALGLFAASCEKDEVRTVAGDGTATTMQASATTLVLEKPNAGAPAVTFKWNASTFGFSGVVKYSIEFAKKGTDFAVVKAVAADTLLKTLTVGELNTIANALELDNGIPQEMEVRINAYISRDYPAAYSNVTGLVVTSYMDLIDYPSLWVPGDYQGWSPASAAKLASLKSDEQYEGFVHFPGANTTFKLTTQANWDGKNYGGTSAGNGGALSTSGDNLAVSGAGYYFLQVNLGGSAWTATKTQWSLIGNAASGWDTDVDMTFDPEKNVWTATLNLTAGALKFRANHAYDINFGDNKLSDPFLNRGGKDIPVAEAGSYEVTLDLSRAGNYMYSIVKK, encoded by the coding sequence ATGATCAAAAGATATTGCACATACCTGTTCCTCTGTGCCCTGGGGCTTTTCGCCGCGTCGTGCGAAAAGGATGAGGTAAGAACGGTAGCGGGCGACGGCACCGCCACTACCATGCAGGCCAGCGCCACCACGCTGGTACTGGAAAAGCCGAATGCAGGCGCGCCTGCCGTCACATTCAAATGGAACGCCAGCACCTTCGGGTTTAGCGGCGTGGTAAAATACAGCATCGAATTCGCGAAGAAAGGAACGGATTTCGCCGTGGTGAAAGCCGTGGCGGCAGACACGCTTCTGAAAACGCTGACCGTGGGCGAGCTTAATACCATCGCCAACGCGCTGGAACTGGATAACGGCATCCCGCAGGAAATGGAAGTGCGCATCAACGCTTACATCAGCCGCGATTACCCGGCGGCCTATTCCAACGTCACCGGCCTGGTAGTCACCTCCTACATGGACCTCATCGATTACCCCTCGCTCTGGGTGCCCGGCGATTACCAGGGCTGGAGCCCGGCTTCCGCGGCCAAGCTCGCCTCCCTGAAGTCGGACGAGCAATATGAAGGGTTCGTACATTTCCCCGGCGCCAATACGACTTTCAAACTAACCACACAGGCCAACTGGGATGGGAAAAATTACGGCGGCACAAGTGCGGGCAACGGCGGTGCGCTTTCCACCTCCGGTGATAACCTGGCCGTTTCCGGGGCGGGGTATTACTTCCTGCAGGTGAACCTGGGCGGCAGCGCCTGGACCGCCACCAAAACACAGTGGTCGCTGATCGGGAACGCGGCCAGCGGCTGGGATACGGATGTGGACATGACTTTCGATCCGGAGAAAAATGTTTGGACGGCTACGTTGAACCTCACGGCCGGCGCCCTCAAATTCAGGGCCAACCACGCCTATGACATCAACTTCGGCGACAACAAGCTTTCCGATCCCTTCCTGAACCGTGGCGGGAAAGATATTCCCGTGGCGGAGGCGGGCAGTTACGAAGTAACGCTCGACCTGAGCCGCGCAGGCAATTACATGTATTCGATCGTCAAGAAATAG